From one Nycticebus coucang isolate mNycCou1 chromosome 14, mNycCou1.pri, whole genome shotgun sequence genomic stretch:
- the LOC128564463 gene encoding olfactory receptor 51V1-like: MPAYLALDTNSSDFLLTGFPGLEKEYPLLSIPFSCIYVIVLSGNCLVLHVIRTEPSLHEPMFYFLAMLALTDLCMGLSTVHTVLGILWGLSQEISLDACIAQTFFVHGLSLMESGVLLAMAFDRFTAICNPLRYTSILTSARIIKIGLGILVRSFAFIIAPIVRLKFFHYCHSRVLSHSFCLHQDLLRLACSDIRFNSFYALALVICVLLSDSVLILISYILILRSVLAIASREERLKTLQTCVSHISAVLVFYIPIIGLTMVHRFGKHLSPVVHVLMGNIYIMFPPLMNPIIYSVKTQQIRSRIQKLFSIKIK, encoded by the coding sequence ATGCCTGCTTATCTTGCTCTTGACACCAACTCCTCAGACTTTCTCCTTACAGGCTTCCCCGGCCTAGAAAAGGAGTACCCTTTGCTCTCCATCCCTTTCTCCTGCATTTATGTGATTGTACTCTCTGGGAACTGCCTAGTGCTGCATGTGATCCGTACAGAGCCAAGCCTGCATGAGCCCATGTTCTACTTCCTGGCCATGCTGGCTCTCACCGACCTGTGCATGGGGCTGTCCACAGTACACACTGTGTTGGGGATCCTATGGGGCCTCAGCCAGGAGATTAGTCTGGATGCCTGCATTGCTCAGACCTTCTTTGTTCATGGTCTATCACTCATGGAGTCTGGAGTCCTTCTCGCCATGGCTTTTGATCGTTTTACAGCAATCTGTAACCCTCTGAGGTATACATCTATACTAACCAGTGCCAGGATCATCAAAATTGGGCTGGGGATTTTAGTTAGGAGTTTCGCGTTCATCATTGCTCCCATAGTCCGCCTAAAGTTTTTTCATTACTGCCATTCCCGTGTCCTCTCCCACTCTTTCTGTCTACACCAAGATCTACTAAGACTAGCCTGCTCTGACATCCGCTTCAACAGTTTCTATGCCTTGGCTCTGGTGATTTGTGTACTTTTGTCTGATTCTGTGTTAATTCTTATATCCTACATTCTGATCCTGCGCTCTGTTTTGGCTATTGCATCCCGGGAGGAGCGACTCAAGACTTTGCAGACCTGTGTCTCCCACATCAGTGCTGTCCTGGTTTTCTACATCCCAATCATCGGTCTGACCATGGTGCACCGCTTTGGGAAGCATCTCTCTCCTGTGGTCCATGTCCTCATGGGCAACATCTACATCATGTTCCCACCTCTGATGAACCCCATCATCTATAGTGTCAAGACCCAGCAAATCCGTAGTAGGATCCAAAAGTTGTtctctataaagataaaataa